A genomic window from Micromonospora violae includes:
- a CDS encoding WXG100 family type VII secretion target, with the protein MSNPLVATTSDIPSTSAAHRDGWTGLPLADDYMGIKDAIDSGSWIDGSIAGLGAALDGAAIAIDPFSTLLSMGIEWAIEQVEPLKQALDWLAGDPETIETHAMTWDNMASELFSIAEDLKARLVGDLDGWQGAAADAYRDILTINIDVAGIFAGTAAGMGAATRGAGTVVQIVREVVRAFIADCIAKVVVWLAEVVFSVGFATPLVASQLAVAVVRWTGRIFGWLMGLIASLSALRALLDV; encoded by the coding sequence ATGAGCAACCCACTGGTCGCCACGACCTCCGACATCCCTTCGACCAGCGCTGCGCACCGCGACGGCTGGACCGGCCTGCCGCTCGCCGACGACTACATGGGCATCAAGGACGCCATCGACTCCGGCAGCTGGATCGACGGCTCAATCGCGGGCTTGGGCGCCGCTCTCGACGGGGCGGCCATCGCCATCGACCCGTTCAGCACGCTCCTGTCGATGGGCATCGAGTGGGCAATCGAGCAGGTCGAGCCACTGAAGCAGGCACTCGACTGGCTCGCCGGTGATCCCGAGACCATCGAGACGCACGCCATGACCTGGGACAACATGGCCAGTGAGCTGTTCTCCATCGCCGAGGACCTCAAGGCGCGGCTGGTCGGCGACCTCGACGGATGGCAGGGCGCCGCCGCCGATGCCTACCGCGACATCCTCACCATCAACATCGACGTCGCCGGTATCTTCGCGGGCACGGCCGCCGGCATGGGTGCCGCGACCCGTGGCGCGGGAACCGTGGTGCAGATAGTGCGGGAGGTCGTGCGCGCCTTCATCGCCGACTGCATCGCCAAGGTCGTGGTGTGGCTGGCCGAGGTGGTCTTCTCTGTCGGCTTCGCCACACCGCTGGTCGCCTCTCAGCTCGCGGTCGCCGTCGTCCGCTGGACCGGCCGCATCTTCGGCTGGCTGATGGGCCTGATCGCCAGCCTCTCCGCCCTTCGCGCACTCCTCGACGTCTAG
- a CDS encoding sporulation-delaying protein SdpB family protein, protein MGLERPADRAPIPGGPAHGDLLDRWLARLGRRCRPALAVAPWSSGFGLARTLLATGTCATLLVNPPAVLLSMDSAEDCTGPAAAGIWCVLPARQGQHAAWVAIAVLVVVASGWRPRWTALPHWYISWSVIANLSALDGGDHITATLSLLLLPIALTDPRRWHWQPPPAGTAIGAGRVVAYAALVLVWLQVAVVYLHACIAKLGVTEWADGTAMFYWLRTPGYEPPDFLRPLIEAVTGSAVGVTLFTWSVLVLEFALALARLMPAELRRLLLVAGLVFHVGIAVVLELVTFGLAMSGALLLYLLPVGHQVRLPAIVVARVGGARRASR, encoded by the coding sequence ATGGGCCTGGAACGACCTGCCGACCGTGCTCCCATCCCGGGTGGCCCGGCTCACGGTGACCTGCTAGACCGGTGGCTGGCCCGGCTCGGCCGGCGCTGCCGACCCGCCCTGGCCGTCGCGCCCTGGTCGAGCGGATTCGGGCTGGCCCGTACGCTGCTGGCCACCGGCACCTGCGCCACCCTACTGGTCAACCCGCCGGCGGTCCTGCTGTCGATGGACAGCGCCGAGGACTGCACCGGGCCGGCCGCCGCCGGCATCTGGTGCGTGCTGCCCGCCCGGCAGGGGCAGCACGCCGCGTGGGTGGCGATCGCCGTGCTGGTAGTGGTGGCCAGCGGCTGGCGGCCCCGCTGGACGGCACTGCCGCACTGGTACATCTCGTGGAGCGTGATCGCGAACCTGTCCGCGTTGGACGGCGGTGACCACATCACCGCGACCCTCAGCCTGTTGCTGCTTCCGATTGCCCTCACCGACCCCCGGCGGTGGCACTGGCAACCGCCCCCGGCGGGCACCGCGATCGGCGCCGGCCGAGTGGTCGCGTACGCCGCTCTGGTCCTCGTCTGGCTCCAGGTCGCCGTCGTGTATCTGCACGCCTGCATCGCGAAGCTCGGCGTCACCGAGTGGGCCGACGGTACGGCGATGTTCTACTGGCTACGCACACCCGGTTACGAGCCACCCGACTTCCTGCGTCCGCTCATCGAGGCGGTCACCGGTTCCGCAGTGGGGGTGACGCTGTTCACCTGGTCGGTGCTCGTGCTGGAGTTCGCCCTGGCCCTCGCCCGGCTGATGCCCGCCGAGCTGCGCCGCCTGCTCCTGGTCGCCGGGCTGGTGTTCCACGTCGGTATCGCGGTCGTCCTGGAGCTGGTCACCTTCGGTCTCGCGATGAGTGGGGCGCTGCTGCTCTACCTGTTGCCCGTGGGACACCAGGTCAGGCTGCCAGCGATCGTGGTGGCGCGGGTGGGTGGTGCCCGTCGAGCAAGTCGGTAG
- a CDS encoding helix-turn-helix domain-containing protein, with product MARHERPVDPTAGPLSSFAFELRKLRVEAGNPTYRRLAEVAGYSASTLSAAASGIRQPSLDVLLAYVGACGGDTAQWRQRWLELDEELRPASSASAPADPARAETPDPTPAEPIATPLADSPSTVAVGDPPAPATGEPTGTRGAAGPTHDRPASPLRRRKRRRRLALAAVTVAGLAGTAAVVPMTQPRWAAKGATSAAGTTTTTACPATTTDAAFAAVTYGGGAHVRSEPRRDQGILYTIPPGCVVGLTGYCLGERITDSTSQTPDIRWFTLADGGLIASGVVHGNPPTGLQPSRCQGDRPGPAAIALAIAPDVAGPGGWRLSATGTHVEIVGFAAYYAHDPALPAERRWHQIGLTGTAAPPFDLVWKLDRRSVKPAPTAEIPVAAVACLGGGAPTDVLDVRVARPDGSSTAEALPLAADQRLAARRTACLYP from the coding sequence ATGGCTCGGCACGAGCGGCCCGTAGATCCGACGGCTGGACCGTTGTCGTCCTTCGCCTTTGAGCTACGGAAGTTACGTGTCGAAGCGGGCAACCCCACCTACCGGCGGTTGGCCGAGGTCGCCGGCTACAGCGCCTCGACCCTCTCCGCCGCTGCCAGCGGAATCCGGCAACCCAGCCTCGACGTGCTGCTCGCGTACGTCGGGGCCTGCGGCGGGGACACCGCCCAGTGGAGGCAGCGTTGGCTCGAACTGGACGAGGAACTGCGGCCCGCCAGTTCGGCCAGCGCACCAGCCGACCCGGCGAGGGCAGAAACACCCGATCCGACGCCGGCCGAACCGATCGCCACACCCCTCGCGGACTCACCATCCACTGTGGCTGTCGGAGATCCACCCGCCCCGGCTACGGGTGAGCCAACCGGCACCAGGGGCGCAGCCGGACCGACCCACGATCGGCCCGCGAGCCCCCTGCGGCGCCGGAAACGCCGACGGCGACTGGCGCTGGCGGCGGTGACGGTCGCCGGTCTCGCCGGTACGGCCGCCGTGGTGCCGATGACCCAGCCGAGGTGGGCGGCCAAGGGGGCGACGTCGGCCGCTGGCACGACGACCACCACAGCCTGCCCGGCGACCACCACGGACGCCGCCTTCGCCGCCGTCACGTACGGCGGTGGCGCGCACGTCCGGAGCGAGCCCCGCCGCGACCAGGGCATCCTCTACACCATTCCGCCCGGCTGCGTGGTCGGGCTCACCGGCTACTGCCTGGGTGAGCGGATCACCGACTCCACCTCCCAGACCCCCGACATCCGCTGGTTCACCCTCGCCGACGGTGGTCTGATCGCCTCCGGGGTGGTGCACGGCAACCCGCCCACGGGCCTGCAACCGTCCCGCTGCCAGGGCGACCGACCCGGGCCGGCCGCGATCGCTCTCGCGATCGCCCCCGATGTGGCCGGCCCGGGTGGGTGGCGGCTGAGCGCGACCGGCACGCACGTGGAGATCGTCGGCTTCGCCGCCTACTACGCGCACGACCCCGCGCTGCCGGCGGAGCGCCGCTGGCACCAGATCGGACTGACCGGCACGGCCGCCCCGCCGTTCGACCTCGTCTGGAAGCTCGACCGCCGGTCCGTGAAACCCGCACCCACCGCCGAGATCCCGGTGGCCGCGGTCGCCTGTCTCGGCGGTGGCGCGCCGACCGACGTACTCGACGTGCGGGTGGCCCGCCCCGACGGCTCCAGCACCGCCGAGGCCCTGCCGCTCGCCGCCGACCAGCGGCTCGCGGCCCGCCGTACCGCCTGCCTCTACCCCTGA
- a CDS encoding MBL fold metallo-hydrolase — translation MRLVKFTHACVRLEDAERRLLIDPGVWTEPEAFDGVTDILITHEHDDHVDLARIVEVSASRPVRLFAPEPVRKLAEKVGLADTVTVVAAGGEFSAGGFRVAAVGGEHAEIYDGLPGCANLGYVIEGVYHPGDSYFVPHQRVTTLLAPAAAPWGRHREAIDMTRAIAPERAFPIHDRALSADVGYENFDGWMEYKGATEYRRIPVGDSVTL, via the coding sequence GTGCGACTGGTCAAGTTCACCCATGCCTGTGTCCGCCTTGAGGACGCCGAGCGGCGGCTGCTCATCGATCCTGGCGTCTGGACCGAGCCGGAGGCCTTCGACGGGGTCACCGACATCCTGATAACTCACGAGCACGATGACCATGTCGACCTGGCGCGGATCGTGGAGGTGTCGGCCTCTCGTCCGGTGCGACTCTTCGCGCCGGAGCCGGTGCGGAAGCTGGCTGAGAAGGTTGGGTTGGCGGATACGGTCACCGTGGTCGCGGCGGGTGGCGAGTTCAGTGCCGGCGGCTTCCGGGTGGCGGCGGTCGGTGGCGAGCACGCGGAGATCTACGATGGACTGCCAGGCTGCGCCAATCTCGGCTATGTGATCGAGGGTGTCTACCACCCCGGCGACTCGTATTTTGTACCTCACCAGCGGGTGACGACCCTTCTCGCGCCGGCCGCAGCGCCCTGGGGCAGGCACCGTGAGGCCATCGACATGACCCGGGCGATCGCCCCGGAGCGGGCATTTCCCATTCATGACCGGGCACTGTCGGCGGACGTCGGCTACGAAAACTTCGATGGCTGGATGGAGTACAAGGGCGCAACGGAGTACCGGCGCATTCCCGTCGGCGACAGCGTCACCCTCTAG
- a CDS encoding WD40 repeat domain-containing protein: MPDDLDQRAVSWLSQLRGRRVLAVGDAGGGVELWEPLAGRPHVELFRQADRSVVDLTALDFVDQWPWTGSDLIVLYGDTVVDVWVSAAVQGDRSTMVPDSASLAAIGHEHIVGAVVAPRRLGHRAPVLLADRNGTVSMWETFGVRLNEPLPPDPHHRDVVGIAALPFDRSIAVVTVSSTDRTLRIWEVARGSASLVPLDVHPRCVTVVGQTIVIGHDAGLLAIDIEAVSPFARSGS, translated from the coding sequence GTGCCCGACGACCTGGACCAGCGCGCCGTGTCATGGCTTTCCCAGCTACGAGGGCGCCGAGTACTTGCGGTCGGTGACGCTGGCGGCGGGGTCGAATTGTGGGAGCCGCTGGCCGGGAGGCCACATGTCGAGCTGTTCCGGCAGGCGGACCGATCCGTGGTCGACCTGACCGCCCTTGATTTCGTCGACCAGTGGCCGTGGACGGGCAGCGACCTGATCGTGCTGTACGGCGACACTGTCGTCGACGTGTGGGTGTCAGCAGCGGTACAGGGCGACCGTTCCACCATGGTGCCCGACTCGGCCAGCCTGGCGGCGATCGGTCACGAGCACATCGTCGGCGCCGTCGTCGCTCCACGGCGCCTCGGTCACCGGGCGCCGGTCCTGCTGGCCGACCGCAACGGCACGGTCTCGATGTGGGAGACCTTCGGGGTCCGCCTGAACGAACCCCTGCCACCTGATCCCCACCACCGCGACGTGGTCGGTATTGCCGCGCTGCCGTTCGACCGCAGTATCGCCGTCGTCACGGTCAGCAGCACCGACCGGACCCTACGGATCTGGGAAGTCGCACGGGGTTCCGCATCACTTGTCCCACTCGACGTGCATCCCCGCTGTGTGACAGTCGTCGGGCAGACCATTGTCATCGGGCATGATGCCGGTCTCCTCGCGATCGACATCGAGGCCGTATCGCCCTTTGCTCGATCCGGATCATGA
- a CDS encoding EndoU domain-containing protein produces the protein MRQLMAALRTTAVLVVLFAVAGLHKHPSGSTPPHGGDGSKPPKFNPAMMPKRVGPAQQHGIKRAEEGRPKDADTSEPEVPKRTNPWDDPEFTDAKYDMDRFGQMGDGALDKIWDGDGRGNGDHKPSSTEPGKTLFPPGTTKEQVEGWFKSIATNPDSRPEARPGGDGWVVTGTRDGITCVVILDKDGSISGGHPISGEGVRTNPPA, from the coding sequence ATGCGTCAACTCATGGCGGCTCTGCGGACCACCGCCGTCCTGGTGGTCCTGTTCGCTGTGGCGGGCCTCCACAAGCACCCCTCAGGTTCCACCCCACCGCACGGCGGTGACGGCTCCAAGCCTCCCAAGTTCAACCCCGCAATGATGCCCAAGCGCGTGGGACCAGCCCAGCAGCACGGCATCAAGCGCGCCGAGGAGGGCCGCCCGAAGGACGCCGACACATCCGAGCCCGAGGTACCCAAGAGGACCAACCCCTGGGACGACCCCGAGTTCACCGACGCCAAGTACGACATGGACCGCTTCGGTCAGATGGGCGACGGGGCGCTGGACAAGATCTGGGACGGCGACGGGAGGGGTAATGGCGACCACAAGCCCTCGTCCACCGAGCCCGGCAAGACGCTCTTCCCGCCCGGCACCACCAAGGAGCAGGTCGAGGGCTGGTTCAAGAGCATCGCCACCAACCCCGACAGCCGCCCGGAGGCGCGTCCCGGCGGCGACGGCTGGGTCGTCACCGGCACCCGCGACGGCATCACCTGCGTCGTTATCCTGGACAAGGACGGCAGCATCTCCGGCGGCCACCCCATCAGCGGCGAGGGCGTCAGAACCAACCCGCCGGCCTAA
- a CDS encoding SdpA family antimicrobial peptide system protein: MDDTRLGRWIAGIAVVAMLLVGYLTRAVLPVAAMPAPPGRTVARALVPEGWAFFTRDPRRPSPVAYTTDRDGRWRPASSSSRGPAGLDKRDRARSAEISLLTRRLDGTSWTRCDGEPSTCLAAAPATAVANTATVRTLCADVGIVLQEVLPWAWNDLPTVLPSRVARLTVTC, translated from the coding sequence GTGGACGACACCCGGTTGGGCCGGTGGATCGCCGGGATCGCGGTGGTCGCCATGCTCCTCGTGGGCTACCTCACCAGGGCGGTGCTGCCGGTGGCTGCGATGCCGGCCCCGCCCGGCCGGACGGTGGCCCGCGCACTCGTACCGGAAGGCTGGGCGTTCTTCACCCGCGACCCCCGCCGGCCCAGCCCGGTGGCCTACACGACGGATCGGGACGGCCGGTGGCGGCCCGCCTCGAGCAGCAGCCGCGGCCCGGCCGGCCTGGACAAGCGGGACCGTGCCCGCAGCGCCGAGATCTCGCTGCTGACCCGCCGACTCGACGGAACCTCGTGGACCCGGTGTGACGGGGAACCCTCCACCTGCCTGGCCGCCGCCCCGGCCACCGCGGTAGCCAACACCGCCACCGTACGCACGCTCTGCGCCGACGTCGGGATCGTCCTTCAGGAGGTACTGCCATGGGCCTGGAACGACCTGCCGACCGTGCTCCCATCCCGGGTGGCCCGGCTCACGGTGACCTGCTAG
- a CDS encoding YbaB/EbfC family nucleoid-associated protein, which translates to MANPLLDAEDARERLEAWQANAVRRAADTQAAAAGLRALRVAATDAHGIVEVTVDSTGAMADVRLSARVQRVSLEQTQQAIMGAYRNARVKLAEAAAEVVRETVGADSATGRALLAGFRTADTEDEEGRY; encoded by the coding sequence ATGGCTAATCCGCTGTTGGACGCCGAGGATGCGCGGGAACGCCTGGAGGCATGGCAGGCCAACGCCGTGCGTCGGGCCGCCGACACGCAGGCCGCCGCTGCCGGCTTGCGCGCGCTGCGGGTCGCGGCCACCGACGCCCACGGGATCGTCGAGGTCACCGTCGACTCCACGGGGGCGATGGCCGACGTCCGGCTCTCCGCGCGGGTGCAGCGCGTGAGCCTGGAGCAGACGCAGCAGGCGATCATGGGCGCCTATCGCAACGCGCGGGTCAAGCTCGCCGAGGCCGCCGCCGAGGTCGTGCGGGAGACGGTCGGCGCCGACTCGGCGACCGGCCGGGCCCTGCTGGCCGGATTCCGGACCGCCGACACCGAGGACGAAGAGGGGCGTTACTGA
- a CDS encoding type VII secretion target, protein MHGGFEVDVEALRAHATAMMAIHDRFAAVKAASGTIFQADDAYGQLCQFLPPILEGRHRDQDKGVDMLAENISLLAAGIKKTADAYERTEESTTDGFNSFHSAT, encoded by the coding sequence ATGCACGGGGGGTTCGAGGTCGACGTCGAGGCCCTGCGCGCGCACGCCACGGCCATGATGGCCATTCACGACCGCTTCGCCGCCGTCAAGGCCGCGAGCGGCACCATCTTCCAGGCCGACGATGCCTACGGGCAGCTCTGCCAGTTTTTGCCGCCCATCCTGGAGGGACGCCACCGGGACCAGGACAAGGGCGTGGACATGCTCGCCGAGAACATCTCGCTGCTCGCCGCAGGAATCAAGAAAACCGCCGACGCCTACGAGCGGACCGAGGAGTCGACCACCGACGGCTTCAACTCCTTCCACTCCGCGACCTGA
- a CDS encoding AfsR/SARP family transcriptional regulator has translation MRFEALGPLRVRLDGGQISLGAAREQRILAALLLDANQVVPMSRLVDVIWDEHPPTSSVKVVRNCVSTLRRQLARAGEIVTHSGGYLLRVPDDEIDLRVFVERARQGRRLAAAGDLTGAVVHLREALALWRGSAFTGVTGRLVEAAAAQLNDQRRSLQEERLSLELTLGGGAELVDEIADLVAAEPLRERAHGQLMLALYRSGRRTEALQTYHQVRRLLVGELGIEPGPELTELHRAILNADPRLAPVTAPAAISRPEPSQLEASTTTKPVPAQLPASPYAFTGRTAELAELSGLLDAGARTRTAMVAVLSGIAGVGKTALAVRFARLVADRFPDGHLHVDLRGFHPTGPPLDPGEAVRGFLDAFEVPAQHLPEGLAAQSALLRTLLAGRRVLLVLDNARDSEHVRPLLPGGPGCLTLVTSRSRLTGLVMTEGAHPITVDPLPLGDAHSMLIRRLGATRLTAEPAAVATIAARSAGLPLALAIVASRLVDHPRFSLRAIAEELDLAHGGLEGFTDAETDVRSVFSWSYRALSGPAARLFRLLGIHPGPDLGVVAAASLAGVPPARVRPLLAELAHAHMVTEHTPGRYTMHDLLRAYAMERTDIEEDGAERLAVTNRMFDHYLAGAHLADLRLHPHRDPIRLPPAVAGVTVAAIGDREAARTWFSQEYPVLLDLLRRAGGDGYDVHAWQLGWALTTFLDRCGRWHDQAIVQQLALEAACRVGDRDGQARAHRNISIAHLRRGLHGEARDHLWHAVRLYRGLGDQVGQARTLLNLGTVAEHRGQPRLALRYAELAQRLFRAAGHRAGQANALNNAGWYHSQLGDHELALHHCQRALLLQQEAGDRYWQAHTWDSLGCVHHHLGQYPEATECYRQALSLWREAGERYYESTTLTHLGDTHLAVGERSAARGVWREALDIIVELGQDADRILEKIRTVTTG, from the coding sequence GTGAGGTTCGAGGCGCTGGGCCCGCTCCGAGTACGACTCGACGGTGGCCAGATCTCCCTGGGCGCAGCACGGGAGCAACGGATCCTGGCCGCCCTGTTGCTCGACGCGAACCAGGTGGTGCCGATGTCGCGGCTGGTCGACGTGATCTGGGACGAGCATCCGCCCACCAGCTCGGTCAAGGTGGTCCGCAACTGCGTGTCGACCTTGCGGAGGCAGTTGGCGCGGGCTGGCGAGATCGTCACCCACTCCGGCGGTTACCTGCTTCGCGTCCCGGACGACGAGATCGACCTGCGGGTCTTCGTCGAGCGCGCACGGCAGGGCCGCCGGCTCGCTGCGGCCGGTGACCTGACCGGCGCGGTCGTCCACCTGCGGGAGGCGCTGGCGCTGTGGCGCGGGTCCGCCTTCACCGGAGTGACCGGCCGGCTGGTCGAGGCGGCGGCGGCCCAGCTCAACGACCAACGCCGCAGCCTCCAGGAGGAACGCCTGTCGCTTGAACTCACGCTGGGCGGCGGAGCCGAACTCGTGGACGAGATCGCCGACCTGGTCGCGGCGGAACCACTGCGCGAACGGGCCCACGGGCAGCTCATGCTCGCCCTGTACCGGTCAGGCCGCCGGACCGAGGCGCTCCAGACGTATCACCAGGTACGCCGACTGCTGGTGGGTGAACTAGGGATCGAGCCGGGACCGGAACTGACCGAGCTGCACCGGGCAATCCTCAACGCCGACCCGCGACTGGCACCGGTCACGGCGCCCGCGGCAATCTCCCGGCCGGAGCCCAGCCAGCTGGAGGCATCGACCACGACCAAGCCGGTTCCGGCGCAGCTACCCGCGTCGCCGTACGCCTTCACTGGACGCACCGCCGAGCTTGCCGAGTTGTCCGGGCTGCTGGACGCGGGGGCTCGGACCCGCACGGCCATGGTGGCAGTCCTCTCCGGCATCGCGGGGGTGGGGAAGACGGCCCTGGCGGTCCGCTTCGCCCGCCTCGTGGCCGACCGGTTTCCGGACGGCCACCTTCACGTCGATCTGCGCGGCTTCCATCCGACCGGTCCGCCGCTTGACCCCGGTGAGGCGGTTCGTGGCTTCCTGGATGCGTTCGAGGTGCCGGCACAGCACCTGCCCGAGGGGCTCGCCGCCCAGTCGGCGTTGCTGCGCACGCTGCTGGCCGGTCGTCGGGTCCTGCTGGTGCTGGACAACGCCCGCGACAGCGAGCACGTCCGCCCGCTGCTGCCGGGTGGACCCGGCTGCCTCACCCTGGTCACCAGCCGCAGCAGGCTGACCGGCCTGGTGATGACCGAGGGGGCCCATCCGATCACCGTCGACCCGCTGCCGCTCGGCGACGCGCACAGTATGTTGATCCGCCGCCTCGGAGCGACCCGGCTCACCGCCGAGCCGGCAGCCGTCGCGACGATCGCGGCCCGGTCGGCGGGGCTGCCCCTGGCGCTGGCCATCGTTGCGTCCCGGCTGGTCGACCACCCCCGCTTCTCGCTGCGGGCCATCGCCGAGGAACTGGACCTGGCCCACGGAGGTCTGGAGGGGTTCACCGACGCCGAAACCGACGTCCGCTCAGTCTTCTCCTGGTCGTACCGCGCCCTGAGCGGTCCGGCCGCGCGCCTGTTCCGACTGCTCGGCATCCATCCCGGCCCGGATCTGGGTGTGGTCGCCGCGGCCAGCCTCGCCGGTGTTCCACCCGCGCGGGTACGCCCGCTGTTGGCTGAGCTGGCGCACGCGCACATGGTCACCGAGCACACGCCCGGCAGGTACACGATGCACGATCTGCTCCGCGCGTACGCCATGGAACGGACGGACATCGAGGAGGACGGCGCCGAGCGGCTCGCGGTGACCAACCGGATGTTTGACCACTACCTGGCTGGCGCCCACCTCGCCGACCTGCGACTGCATCCGCATCGGGATCCGATCCGGCTACCACCGGCGGTGGCGGGCGTGACCGTGGCGGCCATCGGCGACCGCGAGGCGGCCCGGACCTGGTTCAGCCAGGAGTACCCGGTGCTGCTCGATCTTCTGCGACGGGCCGGCGGCGACGGGTACGACGTCCACGCGTGGCAGCTCGGCTGGGCCCTGACCACGTTCCTGGACCGGTGTGGCCGCTGGCATGACCAGGCAATCGTTCAACAGCTCGCGCTGGAGGCGGCCTGCCGGGTCGGGGACCGGGACGGGCAGGCCCGCGCACACCGCAACATCTCCATCGCGCATCTGCGTCGGGGTCTGCACGGCGAGGCCCGCGACCACCTGTGGCACGCGGTGCGGCTCTACCGCGGGCTCGGCGACCAGGTCGGGCAGGCCCGCACCCTGCTCAACCTGGGTACGGTCGCCGAGCATCGCGGTCAGCCCCGGCTCGCCCTGCGCTACGCCGAACTGGCGCAGCGGCTGTTCCGGGCGGCCGGGCACCGAGCCGGGCAGGCGAACGCCCTGAACAACGCGGGTTGGTACCACAGCCAGCTCGGTGACCACGAGCTTGCGCTACACCACTGCCAGCGGGCGCTGCTGCTGCAACAGGAGGCCGGTGACCGCTACTGGCAGGCTCACACCTGGGACAGCCTCGGGTGCGTGCACCACCATCTGGGCCAGTATCCCGAGGCCACCGAGTGCTACCGACAAGCCCTGTCGCTCTGGCGCGAGGCGGGCGAACGCTACTACGAGTCAACCACGCTTACGCACCTCGGCGACACCCATCTCGCTGTGGGTGAACGGTCCGCGGCGCGTGGGGTGTGGCGGGAAGCGCTGGACATCATCGTGGAGTTGGGCCAGGACGCCGACCGCATTCTGGAGAAGATCCGTACGGTGACGACTGGGTGA